From the Lepisosteus oculatus isolate fLepOcu1 chromosome 1, fLepOcu1.hap2, whole genome shotgun sequence genome, one window contains:
- the LOC102687274 gene encoding tubulin alpha-1C chain, which translates to MRECISVHVGQAGVQIGNACWELYCLEHGIQPDGQMPSDKTIGGGDDSFNTFFSETGAGKHVPRAVFVDLEPTVIDEVRTGTYRQLFHPEQLITGKEDAANNYARGHYTIGKEIIDLVLDRIRKLADQCTGLQGFLVFHSFGGGTGSGFTSLLMERLSVDYGKKSKLEFSIYPAPQVSTAVVEPYNSILTTHTTLEHSDCAFMVDNEAIYDICRRNLDIERPTYTNLNRLISQIVSSITASLRFDGALNVDLTEFQTNLVPYPRIHFPLATYAPVISAEKAYHEQLTVAEITNACFEPANQMVKCDPRHGKYMACCLLYRGDVVPKDVNAAIATIKTKRTIQFVDWCPTGFKVGINYQPPTVVPGGDLAKVQRAVCMLSNTTAVAEAWARLDHKFDLMYAKRAFVHWYVGEGMEEGEFSEAREDMAALEKDYEEVGADSVEGEDEGEEY; encoded by the exons CGTGAGTGCATCTCTGTCCATGTTGGCCAGGCTGGTGTCCAGATTGGCAATGCCTGCTGGGAGCTCTACTGCCTGGAGCACGGGATCCAGCCGGACGGCCAGATGCCCAGTGACAAGACCATCGGAGGCGGCGACGACTCCTTCAACACCTTCTTCAGCGAGACCGGAGCGGGCAAGCATGTCCCGAGAGCTGTCTTCGTAGACCTGGAGCCCACAGTCATTG ATGAGGTGCGCACTGGAACCTACCGCCAGCTGTTCCACCCTGAGCAGCTCATCACTGGCAAGGAGGATGCTGCCAACAACTACGCCCGTGGGCACTACACCATTGGCAAAGAGATCATCGACCTGGTGCTGGACAGGATCCGCAAACTG GCTGACCAGTGCACAGGTCTGCAGGGCTTCCTGGTCTTCCACAGCTTTGGAGGTGGTACCGGTTCTGGTTTCACCTCTCTGCTGATGGAACGCCTGTCTGTCGACTACGGCAAGAAGTCCAAGCTGGAGTTCTCCATCTACCCAGCTCCCCAGGTGTCCACAGCTGTGGTGGAGCCCTACAACTCCATCCTGACCACCCACACCACCCTGGAGCACTCCGACTGTGCCTTCATGGTCGACAACGAGGCCATTTATGACATCTGCCGCAGGAACCTCGATATCGAGCGCCCCACCTACACCAACCTCAACAGGCTCATCAGCCAGATTGTGTCCTCTATCACAGCCTCCCTCCGGTTCGATGGTGCCCTCAATGTTGATCTGACCGAGTTCCAGACCAACTTGGTGCCCTACCCTCGTATCCACTTCCCACTGGCCACCTATGCCCCTGTTATCTCTGCAGAGAAAGCCTACCATGAGCAGTTGACTGTGGCTGAGATCACCAATGCCTGCTTTGAGCCAGCCAACCAGATGGTGAAATGTGACCCCCGTCACGGCAAGTACATGGCCTGCTGCCTGCTGTACCGTGGTGACGTGGTGCCCAAAGATGTCAATGCTGCCATCGCCACCATCAAGACCAAGCGCACCATCCAGtttgtggactggtgtcctactGGTTTCAAGGTTGGTATCAACTACCAGCCTCCCACTGTGGTGCCTGGTGGAGACCTGGCCAAGGTGCAGAGGGCAGTGTGCATGCTGAGCAACACCACTGCTGTTGCTGAGGCCTGGGCCCGCCTGGACCACAAGTTTGACCTGATGTACGCCAAGCGCGCCTTCGTGCACTGGTACGTGGGTGAGGGCATGGAGGAGGGCGAGTTCTCTGAGGCCAGAGAGGACATGGCAGCCCTGGAGAAGGATTATGAAGAGGTTGGAGCTGACAGCGTAGAGGGAGAGGATGAAGGAGAAGAATATTGA